Genomic window (Pseudomonas hydrolytica):
TACGGCCTGCGTGGCCATCTGTTCCGCTCCACCGATTTCGGTGACAGCTGGCAGCAGATCTCCCTCAACACACCGAACAATGGTCCGCTGGAATTCGGCCTGGCCGATGGCACCCTGCTGCGTGACGGCAGCGTCGCCGTGGTCGGCCATGGCGGCACCGTGCTGCGCAGCACGGATCACGGTCAGAGCTTCAGTCTGATCAATCGTCCCGACCGCCTCTCGCTGGCCGGGGTAACTGCACTGGATAACGGCAACCTGATCCTGGTGGGGCAGGGCGGCGTTCACCTCGCCGCCTCGACTGGCGCCGATCTGGGCCAACAATAACAAGCCGGGAGCCTTTGCATGACCAAGCATCAACACAAGCCTGCCTCCTTTCTCGAGCGGCTGATTTTCAACAATCGCCCGGCGGTGATCCTGATCTGCCTGCTGATCAGCATCTTCCTGTTCTACCAGGCTGCCCAGGTACGCCCGCAGACCAGCTTCGAGAAGATGATTCCGCTGGGCCACCCCTACATCCAGAAGATGCTCGAGCACCGCAACGACCTGTCCAACCTGGGCAATACCGTGCGGATTTCGGTGGAGGCCACCGAGGGCGACATCTTCAGCAAGGAATACATGGAGACCCTGCGTCAGGTTCATGACGAGGTGTTCTACATCCCCGGCGTCGACCGTTCCGGTCTCAAGTCGCTGTGGAGCCCGAGCGTGCGCTGGACCGAAGTGACCGAAGAGGGCTTCGCAGGTGGCGAGGTGATTCCGCAGACCTACGACGGTTCCGCCGACAGCCTGGAAGACCTGCGCAGCAACATCCTCAAGTCCGGCCAGATCGGCCGTCTGGTGGCGAACAACTTCAAGTCCAGCATCGTCGACGTGCCGCTGCTGGAGTCCTATCCGGACCCGGAAGATCAGAGCAAGCTGATCAAGTTGGACTACCAGAAGTTCTCCCACGAGCTGGAAGAGAAGATTCGCGAGAAGTACGAGGCGCAGAATCCCAACGTCAAGGTGCACATCATCGGTTTCGCCAAGAAGGTCGGCGACCTGATCGATGGCCTGGTGGGCGTGGCGCTGTTCTTCGCCGTCGCCATCGGCATCACCTTCGTGCTGCTGCTGTGGTTCACCCACTGCTTCAAGAGCACCCTGGCCGTGGTGATCACCACCCTGATCGCGGTGATCTGGCAGCTCGGCCTGCTGCACACCCTGGGCTTCGGTCTCGATCCCTATTCGATGCTGGTGCCGTTCCTGGTGTTCGCCATCGGTATCTCCCACGGGGTGCAGAAGATCAACGGCATCGCCATGGCCTCGGGCGAAGCGACCGACGCGCTTTCCGCTGCGCGCATGGCCTTCCGTCAGCTGTTCATCCCCGGCCTGGTGGCGCTGCTGTCCGACGCCGTGGGTTTCGTCACCCTGCTGCTGATCGACATCGGCGTGATTCGCGAGCTGGCCATCGGCGCCTCGATGGGCGTGGCGGTGATCATCCTCACCAACCTGATCCTGCTGCCGGTACTGATTTCCTACATCGGCATCGGCAAGCGTGCGGTGAAGAAGAGTCGTGAGGAGGCTGCCAAGGATCATCCGATCTGGCGCGCCATTTCCAACTTCGCTCACCCGATGGTGGCACCGATCTCCGTGGTCATCGCCGTCGTGGCGCTGGCTGGTGGCGTCTGGTACGGACAGAACCTGAAGATCGGCGACCTCGACCAGGGCGCGCCGGAACTGCATCCGGATTCGCGCTACAACCTGGACAACGACTTCGTCATCCGCAACTACTCGACCAGTTCCGACGTGCTGGTGGTGATGATCAAGACCGGCCCCGAGGGCTGCTCCACCTATGACAGCCTGGCCGCGATGGACGAGCTGATGTGGAAGATGGAGAACACCGAGGGCGTGCAGTCGGCCATCTCCATGGTCACCGTGTCCAAGCAGGTGATCAAGGGCATGAACGAGGGCAACCTGAAATGGGAAACCCTGTCGCGCAACCAGGACGTGCTGAACAACTCCATCGCCCGTGCCGAAGGCCTGTACAACGCCGACTGCTCGGTGGCGCCGGTGCTGGTGTTCCTCGAGGATCACAAGGCCGAGACCCTGTCGCGCGCGGTAGCCGCGGCCGAGGAGTTCGCCGCGCAGCACAACACCGACGAGCTGCAGGTGGTGCTGGCGGCCGGTAACGCCGGTATCGAGGCGGCCACCAACGAGGTGATCGCCGCGTCCGAGACCACCATGCTGATCGCCGTGTATGCCGCGGTGAGCATCATGTGCCTGCTGACCTTCCGTTCGCTGGCCGCGACCCTCTGCGTGATCCTGCCGCTGGTGTTGACCTCGGTGCTGGGCAACGCGCTGATGGCCTTCATGGGCATCGGCGTCAAGGTCGCCACCCTGCCGGTGATCGCCCTGGGCGTGGGTATCGGTGTGGACTATGGCATCTACATCTACAGCCGTCTGGAGACCTACCTGCGTCAGGGGCTGTCGCTGCAGGACGCCTACTACGAGACGCTCAAGTCCACCGGTAAGGCGGTGCTGTTCACCGGCGTCTGCCTGGCCATCGGCGTGGCGACCTGGATCTTCTCGGCGATCAAGTTCCAGGCCGACATGGGCCTGATGCTGACCTTCATGTTCCTCTGGAACATGATCGGCGCGATCTGGCTGCTGCCGGCCCTGGCCCGCTTCCTGATCAACCCGGAGAAGCTGCGCGCCAAGGCCTGATGCCCTTTGCGTAAAACGAGAACCGCGGCCGAGTGCCGCGGTTTTTGTTTTATGGCTTTGGCGCTGACGAGAAGGCCTCGCTGTCGCGGCAGTCGGTGCGCACGGCGCACCCCACCCAACGCGTCGTAGGGTGCGCCATGCGCACCGGGCATATGCAAGCCAACGGAATGGGGGCAGGTTGTTTCGTTGGCCGTTCCTGCCCGATCCAGTCCGTAGCCCGGATAAAGTCCGGGGCTTTGTCCCGGCGAGTCGATTTTCGGCTACCGACCAGGGCGGATGATCGGTTGCCGAGCATGGCAGAGCGCGGACAGCGGTGCGCGCGGCGCACCCTACGGGACGCCTATCAGCGTGGATAGAGCGGTGGTAGCGCGCCATTTTCCTGTGGCGTACTGCTCGGCTCCTGGGCGGCCGGCAGGTTGCGGATCGCCTTCCACAGTTCCTCGCCCTGCCATTGCTGGCCCACTTCGCTGTACAGCGCGCCGTTGAGGCCGTCCAGCGCATCCGACAGCGGCACGTAGCGCGCCGCCATGTCGGCCAGGGTTTCGGGTTGCTGGCGCGCCCAGGCGTCCAGGGCGTGCCGGGTGGCCTGGGCATCGCCGGTCTGGCAGGCACGCTTGATGTCGTCGAGCAGGGTGCGCGGGCTGGGCCCGCTCTGCGCTGCACGCTGGATCGCCGGTTGCCGACGGGCGTGCCACCACAGGCCGAAGCCGAGCAGGGTGCTCAGGCTGAGCAGGGCGCACGCCAGCTGCCAGGGCCACAGCTCCGGACCCTCGATCACCTGAGTCGTCACCATCGGCGTGTTGGGCTGTTCCTCGTTCTGCAGTTGCGGGTTCTCCGCGACCTGCAGGGTGCGCGGCGACAGGGTGGTGCGCTCCAGGCTGTCGGTCTGGGTGTTCCACCACACCACTTCGAGCGGCGGCAGGTCGAAGCTGCCGCTGCGGCTGGGCACCAGTGCCTCGCGTTCCTCGCGGGTGCCGATGACGCCGTTTTCGCTCTTCTGATCGCTCAGTTGCGGCTGGTCGGGATACCGGCGCAGCCCTTCCACCTGGGTGGCCGGTAGCGGTGGCAGCTGTGCGCTGGAGAGGCCGTCGACCTTGAGAATGAGGCGGCGGGTCAGCGAGTCGCCGACCTGGCTCTGCTCCGGTTGCGGGTTCCAGGTTTCCGCCAGGCCCAGGGCGCGAGCCGGCAACCAGGGCGCGTCGGCGGGGTAGTCGGCGGGTTTGGCCTTGACCTGCAGGGGGATGTCCGGCGACTTCACTCGCGACACTCGACCCGAACGGGGGCCGAAGGGCAGGAAATCGCTGCCGCCGGAACGGTCGACCAGGGTGGCGCTGAACGTCTGGCCGGGAATGACCAGCTCACCGCTACGCTGCGGGTAGATGGCGTACTGCAGTTCGATCACGCCGTGACGCACGCCGCCGATGCTTTTTTCGTAGGTGCGCGGCTCGCCGAGTTGCTCGATGCGCGCATCCTTCATCTGCAGCGGGGTCAGGCTGTTGTCGTCATACATCGAGACCGAATGGTAGATGCGCAGGGTCAGTACGGCCTGGGCCTGCACGTAGACGCTGTCCTGATCGAGGCTGGCGTCGATGAACACCGGGGCCAGTTTCTCACCGTTGCCGCGGTCGCCGGCCGCTTCGACCTGCAGCGTGATCGGCAGGGTTTCGGCGTCTTCCAGGCGAATCGGCGGAATCACCACCTCGCCACTGCGCCTGGGCTGCAGTGTCAGGATCCAGCGCGTGCTGGCGCGCGGCGTATCGCCGATGCTGCTGAGGCGATTGACCTGACGGCTGCCGACGATCTCGAAGTGCTCGTCCAGCGGGCTCAGGTCGGGGCGGCCGAAGCGGGTGGGGTCGGTGGATTCGAGGGTCAGCACCACGGTCTCGCCCTCGCTGAGGCGGGTGCGGTCGACGCTGGCGAAGAAGGCTTCGGCGCTGGCCTGGCCCGCGACCAGTAGGAGAAGCAGGATGGCGAGACGCTTCATCGATTTGGGTCCTGACGCTGTTGCTGTTCGTACCAGAATTTGCGCCGCAGCAGTTCGCCCGGATCGTCCGGGATCTGCCGCAGCCATTGCTCCAGGGCCTGGCGACGTTCGTCGGCGCTGCCCAGGTCGGCTTCGCCGCGTGGGCGTTCGAGCGCCTCGCTGTCGTTCGCCGGCTGCGGCTCGCCGGTCTGGGGCAACGCTTGCGCGGCGCTGTCGTTGCCGTTATCGGCGCTTTGCGCTTCGTCACCTCCCGCCGGCTCACCCGGTTTGCTCGGCTGCGCCGGTTGGCCGGGCTGGGGCTCGTT
Coding sequences:
- a CDS encoding efflux RND transporter permease subunit produces the protein MTKHQHKPASFLERLIFNNRPAVILICLLISIFLFYQAAQVRPQTSFEKMIPLGHPYIQKMLEHRNDLSNLGNTVRISVEATEGDIFSKEYMETLRQVHDEVFYIPGVDRSGLKSLWSPSVRWTEVTEEGFAGGEVIPQTYDGSADSLEDLRSNILKSGQIGRLVANNFKSSIVDVPLLESYPDPEDQSKLIKLDYQKFSHELEEKIREKYEAQNPNVKVHIIGFAKKVGDLIDGLVGVALFFAVAIGITFVLLLWFTHCFKSTLAVVITTLIAVIWQLGLLHTLGFGLDPYSMLVPFLVFAIGISHGVQKINGIAMASGEATDALSAARMAFRQLFIPGLVALLSDAVGFVTLLLIDIGVIRELAIGASMGVAVIILTNLILLPVLISYIGIGKRAVKKSREEAAKDHPIWRAISNFAHPMVAPISVVIAVVALAGGVWYGQNLKIGDLDQGAPELHPDSRYNLDNDFVIRNYSTSSDVLVVMIKTGPEGCSTYDSLAAMDELMWKMENTEGVQSAISMVTVSKQVIKGMNEGNLKWETLSRNQDVLNNSIARAEGLYNADCSVAPVLVFLEDHKAETLSRAVAAAEEFAAQHNTDELQVVLAAGNAGIEAATNEVIAASETTMLIAVYAAVSIMCLLTFRSLAATLCVILPLVLTSVLGNALMAFMGIGVKVATLPVIALGVGIGVDYGIYIYSRLETYLRQGLSLQDAYYETLKSTGKAVLFTGVCLAIGVATWIFSAIKFQADMGLMLTFMFLWNMIGAIWLLPALARFLINPEKLRAKA
- a CDS encoding BatD family protein, encoding MKRLAILLLLLVAGQASAEAFFASVDRTRLSEGETVVLTLESTDPTRFGRPDLSPLDEHFEIVGSRQVNRLSSIGDTPRASTRWILTLQPRRSGEVVIPPIRLEDAETLPITLQVEAAGDRGNGEKLAPVFIDASLDQDSVYVQAQAVLTLRIYHSVSMYDDNSLTPLQMKDARIEQLGEPRTYEKSIGGVRHGVIELQYAIYPQRSGELVIPGQTFSATLVDRSGGSDFLPFGPRSGRVSRVKSPDIPLQVKAKPADYPADAPWLPARALGLAETWNPQPEQSQVGDSLTRRLILKVDGLSSAQLPPLPATQVEGLRRYPDQPQLSDQKSENGVIGTREEREALVPSRSGSFDLPPLEVVWWNTQTDSLERTTLSPRTLQVAENPQLQNEEQPNTPMVTTQVIEGPELWPWQLACALLSLSTLLGFGLWWHARRQPAIQRAAQSGPSPRTLLDDIKRACQTGDAQATRHALDAWARQQPETLADMAARYVPLSDALDGLNGALYSEVGQQWQGEELWKAIRNLPAAQEPSSTPQENGALPPLYPR